A region from the Aphis gossypii isolate Hap1 chromosome 1, ASM2018417v2, whole genome shotgun sequence genome encodes:
- the LOC114131910 gene encoding lysosomal-associated transmembrane protein 4A — translation MPTQQPSINSTFKFIERRKNEWRCLLCCHVRTGTIFLGLWHLMLQLLAISTLGVFLRHPELLRPVRITTRSSIDVNELPTALAERNIPTYNNYVSTDGSSALLNYDQDDMIEPTIGSTSTNVENYSFGMFMGRPFNTDDLNYGLFVIFFTIIITIAMIYGAIKGKPKMLIPFFCMQLFDLFVTILSAFGYLCYLPDFQRLIIRTESQYLPSGITSVNPRFMSFIVIFSLCVTIISKGYFVGVVWSCYKYLTLKRSSAQPTIHYIESNFVVQNLLRPDYDFNMKKFPPPPPSYAVAVGEDNATHPDVPPPSYSTTH, via the exons ATGCCAACTCAACAACCTTCTATTAACTcaacattcaaatttattgaGCGTCGTAAAAATGAGTGGCGTTGCCTACTCTGTTGTCATGTCAGAACAGGAACCATTTTTCTTGGATTATGGCATttg atGTTACAATTACTGGCAATAAGTACACTTGGAGTGTTTTTGCGACATCCAGAATTATTAAGACCTGTTCGGATAACAACAAGAAGTTCAATAGACGTTAATGAATTACCTACTGCTTTAGCTGAACGTAATATtccaacttataataattatgtttctaCTGATGGCTCTTCTGCATTATTAAACTATGATCAAGATGATATGATTGAACCTACAATTGGAAGTACTAGTACAAATGTTGAAAACTATTCATTTGGGATGTTTATGGGTCGTCCATTTAATACAG atgatttaaattatggattgtttgttatatttttcacaataattattaccattgCCATGATTTATGGTGCCATCAAAGGAAAACCTAAGATGTTAATTCCATTCTTTTGTATGCAACTCTTTGATTTATTCGTGACTAT attgtcAGCTTTTGGATATCTATGTTATTTACCAGACTTCCAACGTCTCATAATCCGTACCGAATCTCAATATTTGCCTAGTGGTATTACATCAGTAAATCCAAGATTTATGTCATTTATAGtcattttttctttgtgtgttacaataatatccaag GGATACTTTGTTGGTGTAGTTTGGAGTTGTTACAAGTATCTGACACTAAAAAGAAGTTCAGCTCAACCAACTATTCATTACATAGAATCAAACTTTGTTGTTCAGAATCTTTTACGTCCAgactatgattttaatatgaaaaagttTCCTCCTCCACCGCCTTCTTATGCTGTTGCTGTTGGAGAAGATAATGCTACCCATCCTGATGTACCCCCACCATCCTACAGTACTACTCATTAG
- the LOC114132629 gene encoding NADH-ubiquinone oxidoreductase subunit 8 yields MNLAALTRTGNIVLRSTIRVPSRLASQIKYVNVNRDDEFENLSWSAMSDQAISYAFVSELCRGAAVSLAHFFKEPATINYPFEKGPLSPRFRGEHALRRYPSGEERCIACKLCEAICPAQAITIEAEERADGSRRTTRYDIDMTKCIYCGFCQEACPVDAIVEGPNFEYSTETHEELLYNKEKLLNNGDKWESEIAANIHADHLYR; encoded by the exons ATGAATTTAGCAGCATTAACAAGAACTG gTAATATAGTTTTGCGATCAACTATTCGGGTACCATCTAGATTAGCATcgcaaattaaatatgtaaatgttaACAGAGATgatgaatttgaaaatttaagttggAGTGCCATGTCTGATCAAGCTATTTCTTATGCATTTGTTTCTGAACTATGTAGAG GTGCTGCTGTATCATTGGCACATTTCTTCAAGGAACCAGCCACGATCAACTATCCATTTGAGAAAGGACCTTTGTCACCACGTTTCCGAGGAGAACATGCTCTTAGACGTTACCCATCTGGCGAAGAGAGATGTATTGCCTGCAAACTATGTGAAGCTATTTGTCCAGCccaa gcTATCACTATTGAAGCTGAAGAAAGAGCTGATGGAAGTCGCCGTACCACACGTTATGACATTGATATGACTAAATGCATATACTGCGGTTTTTGTCAAGAAGCCTGTCCTGTAGATGCTATTgttgaa ggtCCAAATTTTGAATACTCTACTGAAACGCACGAAGAACTTTTGTACAACAAAGAAAAGTTATTGAATAATGGTGATAAATGGGAATCAGAGATCGCTGCTAATATCCATGCTGACCATCTATACcgttaa
- the LOC114132775 gene encoding U6 snRNA-associated Sm-like protein LSm4, whose amino-acid sequence MLPLSLLKTAQNHPMLVELKNGETYNGHLVTCDSWMNINLREVICTSKDGDRFWRLPECYIRGSMIKYLRIPDEIFDMVKEDIVVNKARGRTDNQKNRGGSRGARQGFGGRGGGGNNRGTGQQQRGGPKSFRGK is encoded by the exons atg TTACCTCTTTCATTACTCAAAACTGCTCAGAATCACCCAATG ttggtggaattaaaaaatggtGAAACATACAATGGCCATTTAGTGACATGTGATAGTTGGATGAATATCAATTTAAGAGAAGTTATCTGCACATCTAAA gatgGTGATAGATTTTGGAGACTTCCAGAATGTTATATTAGAGGCAGTATGATTAAATACTTAAGAATACCAgatgaaatatttgatatgGTAAAAGAAGATATAGTTGTAAACAAAGCTCGTGGTCGAACAGATAACCAAAAAAATCGTGGAGGATCTAGAGGAGCTAGacaag ggTTTGGAGGAAGAGGAGGCGGTGGTAACAACCGTGGAACTGGACAACAACAGAGAGGTGGCCCAAAAAGTTTTAgaggaaaataa
- the LOC114130216 gene encoding uncharacterized protein LOC114130216, protein MDEDIRYQRLPQSFSVRELGSSEARGLWGIKHTRKPVDLMVAKAKSSSTPLQPQVELRITEDGCEIIGDKFRKKFPIHTVSYGVQDLVYTRVFCMIVVKEQISTDRKPFDCVAFVCESRQAARNLTYTLATAFQAYSRKVRSTGTSKSRFAIDLRTADELEMDLKKVDSEA, encoded by the exons ATGGACGAAGACATACGATATCAACGCCTTCCTCAATCATTCTCTGTCAGAGAACTCGGATCTTCAGAGGCCAGGGGCTTATGGGGAATCAAACACACGCGGAAACCAGTCGATTTGATGGTAGCTAAAGCTAAAAGTTCGTCAACACCCTTACAGCCACAAGTCGAACTACGAATCACCGAGGACGGATGTGAAATTATTGGGgacaaatttagaaaaaaatttcctATTCACACAGTTTCTTATGGGGTTCAA GATTTGGTTTATACAAGAGTTTTCTGCATGATAGTCGTTAAAGAACAAATAAGTACAGACAGAAAACCGTTCGATTGTGTGGCGTTTGTCTGCGAAAGTCGTCAAGCTGCAAGAAATTTGACTTATACTTTAGCAACAGCAtttcaa gcATACAGCAGGAAAGTACGTAGTACTGGAACATCTAAATCTCGCTTTGCCATTGATTTAAGAACAGCTGATGAACTAGAAATGGATCTTAAGAAAGTTGACTCTgaggcataa
- the LOC114132496 gene encoding LOW QUALITY PROTEIN: geranylgeranyl transferase type-1 subunit beta (The sequence of the model RefSeq protein was modified relative to this genomic sequence to represent the inferred CDS: inserted 1 base in 1 codon), with the protein MNKLDFKFELHKKYFRRSLDLLPGEVPXFDYSRLTILYFALIGLDILDGLDSLSEDRKKDIIEWVYRLQLVPNENCSVHKCGFMGSTTVIHLKNHPGSEKYCESNVAMTYMALCILITMGDNLSRVNKSAVLQGVASLQKPDGSFKSNYEHGESDLRFVYCSLAICNILNDSSGINVNNAIKFISKCLNYDGAFGQNPGTESHGGSTYCAVASLSLLNKLNLVLDDNKSKILERWAVNRQTKGGFQGRPNKEADTCYSFWLGATLSIMGSLNRINSERNRAFALHNANLITGGFSKNMESIPDPMHTCLSLCGLSLIGEENLNPINPALNITVRATNYLKQIQADSTSPNKNIFNTDTDY; encoded by the exons ATGAACAAGctggattttaaatttgaactgCACAAGAAATATTTTCGTCGCTCGTTGGACCTGTTGCCCGGCGAAGTGC TGTTCGATTATTCGAGACTCACCATACTGTATTTCGCGCTCATTGGTTTGGATATATTGGACGGTTTAGATTCGCTGTCCGAAGACCGTAAGAAAGACATCATCGAATGGGTGTACAGGCTGCAGTTGGTACCTAATGAAAATTGTTCTGTGCACAAATGTGGTTTCATGGGTTCCACCACTGTCATTCATTTGAAGAATCATCCAGGCTCTGAAAAGTATTGCGAAAGTAATGTTGCTATGACATATATGGCATTATGTATTCTGATTACAATGGGTGACAATCTGAGTCGTGTTAATAAATCGGCTGTACTTCAAGGTGTAGCGTCTCTGCAAAAGCCAGATGGAAGTTTCAAAAGCAACTACGAACATGGTGAGAGTGATTTGAGATTTGTGTACTGTTCACTTGCAATATGCAACATATTGAATGATTCCTCgggtattaatgtaaataatgctattaaatttatttcaaaatgtttgaacTACGACGGAGCGTTTGGACAAAACCCAGGAACTGAATCGCACGGTGGTTCTACTTATTGTGCTGTTGCATCATTAtctctattaaataaattaaatcttgttttagatgataataaatcaaaaatattagagCGCTGGGCAGTAAATCGACAAACCAAAGGTGGTTTTCAAGGAAGACCTAATAAAGAAGCAGATACTTGTTATTCCTTCTGGTTGGGTGCTACACTCAGTATTATGGGATCACTAAATAGAATAAACTCGGAGAGGAATAGGGCTTTTGCTCTACATAATGCTAACTTGATAACTGGTGGATTTAGTAAAAACATGGAGTCTATACCAGATCCAATGCATACTTGCTTAAGCTTATGCGGATTAAGTTTGATTGGTGAAGAAAACCTAAACCCTATTAATCctgcattaaatattactgtgagagcaacaaattatttaaaacaaattcaagCAGATAGTACATCACCGaacaaaaacatattcaaTACAGATactgattattaa